One Xenopus tropicalis strain Nigerian chromosome 8, UCB_Xtro_10.0, whole genome shotgun sequence genomic window carries:
- the zbtb9 gene encoding zinc finger and BTB domain-containing protein 9 yields the protein MPGSESIQLDFPHYSSTLLDTLNKQRLEGKFCDLSVQVQSRVFRAHKTVLAASSPYFHDKLLLNDTSCLVLPNVIQPDAFENLLQLIYSGRLCLEMETLPSHLLVASGLQMWQVVDRCSELLKEREMHHPQAWSSRASESQSPSSSFQPPRDDPPPPSVSLPVSLGCSDDEEVIKVRVSEEEEEEEDDAQNGANLLEEAVSANCSYALPSSSSPASPKVYYIKQERPDQDSGYLKTFGMTEIQADYPSELSFVLPPTSSSSSDVSLCLPRKIHDVSDSQSFTLSKPVDLHGNEIISHALQAQTIHAPLKLVAAPDGKKFGCLCGKRFAVKPKRDRHIMLTFSLRPFGCSVCNKKFKLKHHLTEHMKTHGGNLYSCEDCGRKFRVQSCFQKHKEVCKGQRWAGACWTYK from the coding sequence ATGCCTGGAAGTGAGAGCATCCAGCTAGATTTCCCCCATTACAGCTCTACACTACTAGACACCTTGAACAAACAACGATTGGAGGGAAAGTTCTGTGATTTGTCAGTTCAGGTTCAAAGCAGAGTTTTTCGAGCCCATAAAACAGTTTTAGCAGCTTCCTCTCCATATTTTCATGACAAGCTTCTTCTAAATGACACAAGTTGCTTAGTTCTTCCAAATGTCATCCAGCCTGATGCCTTTGAGAACCTTTTGCAGCTCATTTACTCTGGTCGGCTATGCTTGGAAATGGAGACTTTGCCTTCCCATCTTCTAGTGGCCAGTGGCTTGCAAATGTGGCAGGTTGTAGATCGATGTTCTGAGCTGCTAAAAGAGAGAGAAATGCATCATCCCCAGGCTTGGTCTAGCCGTGCAAGTGAGAGTCAGTCACCCAGTAGCAGTTTTCAGCCCCCACGCGATGATCCCCCACCTCCATCAGTCTCTTTGCCAGTTTCTCTTGGCTGCTCTGATGATGAAGAAGTGATAAAGGTACGTGTgtcagaagaggaggaggaagaagaagacgATGCTCAGAATGGAGCCAATCTTTTGGAAGAGGCTGTTTCAGCTAATTGCTCTTATGCCCTTCCTTCCTCCTCATCCCCAGCAAGTCCAAAAGTTTATTATATTAAACAAGAGCGGCCAGACCAAGATAGTGGTTACTTAAAGACATTTGGCATGACAGAGATTCAGGCTGATTATCCCTCAGAACTGAGCTTTGTTCTTCCTCctacatcatcatcatcttctgaTGTTTCTCTCTGCTTGCCTCGTAAAATACATGATGTGTCAGATTCCCAGTCCTTTACTCTGTCAAAACCTGTGGACCTTCATGGTAATGAGATAATTTCCCATGCCCTTCAAGCCCAAACTATTCATGCTCCACTTAAGCTTGTTGCAGCTCCTGATGGGAAAAAGTTTGGTTGCTTGTGTGGCAAACGCTTTGCAGTGAAGCCCAAGCGGGACCGGCACATCATGCTAACCTTTAGTCTTAGACCCTTTGGCTGTTCTGTCTGCAACAAGAAGTTCAAACTTAAGCACCATCTTACTGAGCACATGAAGACTCACGGAGGAAATCTGTATTCATGTGAAGACTGTGGTCGTAAATTTAGGGTACAGAGCTGTTTCCAGAAACACAAGGAGGTGTGTAAAGGACAGAGGTGGGCAGGGGCATGTTGGACCTATAAATAA